The proteins below are encoded in one region of Candidatus Schekmanbacteria bacterium RIFCSPLOWO2_02_FULL_38_14:
- a CDS encoding macrolide ABC transporter ATP-binding protein translates to MPLIEAKEISRIYKIGDVEVNALRGVSLSIEKGDFVSVMGPSGSGKSTFMNILGCLDKSTGGKYFLDEIDVSRFNKNELAGIRNKKLGFVFQSFNLLPRTTAIENVELPMLYNGISAKERRAKAMASLEAVGLKGRERHNPNQLSGGEQQRVAIARAIVNNAPIILADEPTGNLDTKTSAEIMNLFVKLNKESKITIIIVTHESDIAAYSRRIVKFLDGKIISNEAVKK, encoded by the coding sequence ATGCCACTCATTGAAGCAAAAGAAATCAGCAGGATTTACAAAATCGGAGATGTTGAAGTAAATGCCCTGCGCGGAGTATCCCTTTCAATAGAAAAAGGGGACTTTGTCTCAGTAATGGGTCCCTCCGGCTCAGGGAAATCAACATTCATGAACATCCTCGGATGCCTTGATAAATCAACAGGCGGTAAATATTTTCTTGATGAAATTGATGTTAGCAGGTTCAACAAGAATGAGCTTGCAGGAATAAGAAATAAAAAGTTAGGATTTGTTTTCCAGAGCTTTAACCTTCTCCCCAGAACAACGGCAATTGAAAATGTCGAGCTTCCAATGCTCTATAATGGAATTTCAGCAAAAGAAAGAAGGGCAAAGGCAATGGCCTCACTTGAAGCTGTGGGTCTCAAAGGCAGAGAAAGACATAACCCAAACCAGCTTTCAGGAGGGGAACAGCAGAGAGTTGCCATAGCAAGAGCAATTGTAAACAATGCCCCAATTATTCTTGCAGATGAACCAACAGGAAACCTTGACACAAAAACAAGCGCTGAAATAATGAATCTCTTTGTCAAACTGAACAAAGAATCAAAAATAACAATAATAATTGTAACCCACGAGTCTGACATAGCCGCATACAGTAGAAGAATTGTAAAGTTTCTTGACGGGAAGATTATAAGTAATGAGGCAGTAAAAAAATAA
- a CDS encoding rubrerythrin, with product MELKGSKTETNLKAAFAGESQARNKYTFFASVAKKEGFEQLSEIFFETADNEKEHAKRMFKFLKGIGNSKENLKAAAEGENCEWTSMYPGFSKTAKDEGFTEIAEFFSKLSEVEKEHEKRYNALLENINKDKVFKRENTVRWKCRNCGYIHEGKEALQICPVCNHPKSYFEIVAENY from the coding sequence ATGGAACTAAAGGGGAGTAAAACCGAAACAAACCTGAAGGCAGCCTTTGCAGGTGAATCACAGGCAAGGAATAAATATACATTTTTTGCAAGTGTGGCAAAAAAAGAGGGGTTTGAGCAGTTATCAGAAATATTTTTTGAAACTGCTGATAATGAAAAGGAGCACGCAAAAAGGATGTTCAAATTTCTAAAGGGAATAGGGAATTCAAAAGAAAATTTAAAGGCAGCAGCAGAAGGCGAGAACTGCGAGTGGACCAGCATGTATCCCGGATTTTCAAAAACAGCAAAGGATGAGGGTTTTACAGAGATTGCAGAGTTTTTCAGCAAACTCTCTGAAGTTGAAAAGGAACACGAGAAAAGATACAATGCACTTCTTGAAAATATAAACAAGGATAAGGTTTTCAAGAGAGAAAATACAGTCAGGTGGAAATGCCGCAACTGCGGATATATTCATGAAGGAAAAGAGGCATTGCAGATTTGTCCTGTGTGTAATCACCCAAAAAGCTATTTTGAGATAGTGGCTGAAAACTATTAA
- a CDS encoding efflux transporter periplasmic adaptor subunit, with translation MKKILIGVVIGIILVVALFFGFRKKENQAKYKLDKVLRGDIVATVNATGTVNPVSTILVGTQVSGKIKEIYADFNSFVKKSQLIALIDPVLFEAQVEQARANLMSAKANVEKAEASLLDAKRILERNTELFVKNLIISKSILDTSETNYEAGKSQLSAAKAQVAQAEASLSYAETNLKYTKILSPVDGIVVSRNVDIGQTVAASFQTPTLFTIARDLSEMQIDTNVDESDIGVIIVGQDVEFTVDAYPELTFKGTVFQVRNAPINIQNVITYDVVVKVDNSDLRLKPGMTANVSIITARKKDVLKIPNISLRFKPSENENKPSERKGSTVWTVENGKPKRIEVVTGISDGSYTELVSGNIKEGQEVITESISNGKNNSSSRMPRMF, from the coding sequence ATGAAAAAAATACTCATTGGAGTTGTTATAGGAATAATCTTGGTAGTAGCTCTTTTTTTTGGATTCAGGAAAAAAGAAAATCAAGCAAAATACAAACTCGATAAAGTTCTCAGAGGAGATATAGTGGCAACTGTTAATGCCACAGGAACTGTAAACCCTGTAAGCACAATCCTTGTTGGCACACAGGTCTCTGGAAAAATAAAAGAAATATATGCAGATTTTAACTCTTTTGTAAAAAAATCCCAGTTGATAGCACTCATTGACCCTGTTCTCTTTGAAGCGCAGGTTGAGCAGGCAAGAGCAAATCTTATGTCTGCAAAAGCAAACGTTGAAAAAGCAGAAGCCTCCCTTCTTGATGCAAAAAGAATTCTTGAAAGAAACACAGAGCTGTTTGTGAAAAACCTCATCATCTCAAAAAGCATTCTTGATACATCAGAGACAAATTATGAGGCAGGCAAGTCGCAGCTAAGCGCAGCAAAGGCTCAGGTCGCTCAGGCAGAGGCTTCCTTATCATATGCTGAAACAAACCTCAAATACACAAAGATATTGTCTCCTGTAGACGGAATTGTAGTGTCAAGGAATGTGGATATTGGACAGACAGTTGCCGCAAGCTTTCAGACTCCAACGCTTTTCACTATTGCCCGCGACCTCAGTGAAATGCAGATAGACACAAATGTTGATGAGTCAGACATTGGGGTAATAATAGTCGGGCAGGATGTTGAGTTTACTGTTGATGCTTACCCGGAACTTACATTTAAAGGAACTGTTTTCCAGGTAAGAAACGCCCCTATAAATATTCAGAATGTTATTACCTATGATGTCGTGGTTAAAGTGGATAATTCTGACCTCCGGCTAAAACCCGGAATGACTGCCAATGTCTCAATAATCACCGCCAGAAAAAAAGATGTCTTAAAGATACCAAACATATCGCTGAGGTTTAAGCCTTCTGAAAATGAGAATAAACCATCAGAAAGAAAGGGCAGTACTGTCTGGACAGTTGAAAATGGAAAGCCAAAAAGGATAGAAGTCGTTACAGGAATAAGCGATGGAAGTTATACAGAGCTTGTTTCGGGAAATATAAAAGAAGGACAGGAAGTAATAACTGAATCCATATCAAATGGAAAAAATAATTCTTCATCGCGCATGCCGAGAATGTTTTAA
- a CDS encoding NADPH-dependent 7-cyano-7-deazaguanine reductase QueF: MKYGQKAIKSAKLEIWDNPNPEKSYEIEIDFPEFTCLCPRSGYPDFATIKVKYIPDKYVVELKSLKLYFNKFRNHYISHEAVVNKIYDHLRRAIKPRYIEVAGDFNPRGNVRTVIRISSQADRECH, from the coding sequence ATGAAATACGGGCAAAAGGCAATAAAGAGCGCAAAGCTTGAAATCTGGGATAACCCCAACCCTGAGAAGAGCTATGAGATTGAAATAGACTTTCCTGAGTTTACCTGTTTGTGCCCAAGGTCAGGTTATCCGGATTTTGCAACAATTAAGGTTAAATATATTCCTGACAAATATGTGGTTGAGTTAAAATCACTGAAACTGTATTTTAACAAATTCAGAAACCATTACATTTCCCACGAAGCTGTTGTAAATAAAATCTATGACCATCTCAGAAGAGCAATTAAGCCGAGATACATTGAAGTTGCGGGAGATTTTAATCCACGGGGAAATGTCAGAACAGTAATCCGCATATCTTCACAGGCTGATCGGGAATGTCATTGA
- a CDS encoding multidrug ABC transporter substrate-binding protein, producing the protein MINIPSTIKIALRALRVNKMRSALTMLGIIIGVSAVIAMLAVGAGANQKIAEQVASLGSNLLMVVPGTTTTGGVRTGMGNQPTLTMGDAEAIEKECSAVLNVAPSLNGTAQIVYSNQNWSTLVSGTTTDVLKVRDWSLASGREFTEQDIKNATKVCILGQTVIDNLFGNTSPIGKIIRIKRVSFKVIGILQKKGQNLMGQDQDDTIFVPVTTAQKRLFGTTFPGMIRTIVVKAKNVESLETAEKQITELLRQRHSISSKQDDDFSVRNLTEMMEFAKQATRIMALLLGSIASVSLLVGGIGIMNIMLVSVTERTREIGIRMAIGAKTWDIRTQFIIEAVTLSLIGGIVGIILGITISKIVSTFAGWPTIVSPFSIMLAFGFSGLVGISFGFYPAYKASQLNPIDALRYE; encoded by the coding sequence ATGATTAACATCCCTTCAACTATAAAAATTGCCCTGAGAGCGCTGAGGGTTAACAAAATGCGCTCTGCCCTCACAATGCTTGGAATCATTATAGGGGTAAGCGCTGTTATTGCAATGCTTGCAGTAGGCGCAGGAGCAAACCAGAAAATTGCCGAGCAGGTCGCAAGTCTCGGGAGCAATCTTCTTATGGTTGTCCCCGGCACAACTACTACCGGAGGTGTAAGAACAGGCATGGGGAACCAGCCAACCCTTACCATGGGAGACGCAGAAGCAATAGAGAAGGAATGTTCTGCTGTATTAAATGTTGCCCCGTCGCTTAATGGAACCGCACAAATTGTTTACAGTAACCAGAACTGGTCAACTCTTGTGTCAGGGACTACAACAGATGTTTTGAAAGTCAGGGACTGGTCGCTTGCTTCTGGAAGAGAATTTACTGAACAGGATATCAAAAATGCCACGAAAGTCTGCATATTGGGTCAAACAGTTATTGATAATCTTTTTGGAAATACAAGCCCGATTGGCAAAATTATAAGGATAAAAAGGGTTTCGTTCAAAGTAATTGGAATTTTGCAGAAAAAAGGTCAGAACTTGATGGGGCAGGATCAAGATGATACCATATTTGTCCCTGTAACAACAGCGCAGAAAAGGCTTTTTGGAACAACATTCCCCGGCATGATAAGAACAATCGTTGTTAAGGCAAAAAATGTTGAGAGTCTTGAGACGGCTGAAAAACAGATAACCGAACTTCTTAGACAGAGACATAGTATATCTTCAAAACAGGATGATGATTTCAGTGTAAGGAATCTTACGGAAATGATGGAGTTTGCAAAACAAGCAACCAGGATAATGGCGCTACTGCTTGGTTCCATCGCTTCGGTTTCACTCCTTGTCGGCGGCATCGGTATTATGAACATCATGCTTGTTTCAGTTACAGAAAGGACAAGGGAGATAGGAATAAGAATGGCAATTGGCGCAAAAACATGGGATATCAGAACTCAATTTATTATTGAGGCAGTAACCCTTTCATTAATCGGAGGCATTGTCGGAATAATACTTGGCATAACAATTTCAAAGATTGTATCAACCTTTGCTGGTTGGCCCACAATTGTATCTCCATTTTCAATAATGCTTGCATTCGGCTTTTCAGGGCTTGTCGGAATATCCTTCGGATTTTACCCTGCATACAAGGCATCGCAGCTTAACCCGATTGACGCTCTGCGGTATGAATAG
- a CDS encoding excinuclease ABC subunit A — protein MDKQIEITGARTNNLKSLNCTIPTGKLTVITGVSGSGKSSLAFDTLYAEGQRRYVESMSTYARLFLERMERPDVDYINHIQPAIALEQKNSVKNARSTVGTATELNDYLRLLYAKTGRTFCPECSIEVKKDNPESAAKYLFDTCHGTRILIVSTLRTEDERLFETIKDELIKQGFYRVYEEGRFINLEEDEYSVSEKKGKTDILIDRIEVNENSFTRLNESLETAFKIGLGKASVIVHENERINFDSSFNCTVCNKSFMKPEPLLFSFNSPLGACQVCHGFGRVTGIDIDKVIPDKNLSIKEGAIAVWNTPSYQKMYHDLEKAAKRHRIPLDKPFRDLTEKEKDLIINGAGDFVGVKGFFDWFESKKYKIHVRVMLAKYRSYTLCEACNGKRLRKEALNIKFVGKDISELSQMSISDLGIFFNYLTISNHEYETGKTVIKEIKSRLKYLKDVGLGYLTLDRQTRTLSGGEMQRISLASALGSSLTDTLYVLDEPTVGLHARDSTRLLNILKSLQESGNTVVVVEHDRTIIKGADKIIDLGPGAGQLGGEVVFEGNLDNLLNSKESLTARFLKHGNLTDFKSIRRNPKGFLQIRNARKNNLKNLNVSIPLGVLTCITGVSGSGKSTLLDDVLYAGFKTLSKKAKKTPLPLHSQEQDAGGFDFIEGTELVDDIILMDQSPIGRSVRSNPVTYIKAYDDIRKLIASARDAKTKGLKARDFSFNVDGGRCDVCKGTGTVVLEMYFMADIEVKCDKCSGKRFRSAVLDVRYNRKNIDEILDLTVGEAIKFFIDKPEIIKKLKILRDIGLGYLKLGQGTSTLSGGEAQRLKLAGFLAQSKGARKYLFVFDEPTTGLHISDVETLIKVLQRLVDFGHSILIIEHNLDFIKAADYIIDLGPEGGQDGGYIVAQGTLEDIIACKYSYTGRYLKGQ, from the coding sequence ATGGATAAACAAATAGAAATAACCGGTGCAAGGACAAACAATCTCAAAAGCCTAAATTGCACCATACCAACAGGAAAGCTAACAGTCATAACCGGGGTTTCAGGCTCAGGAAAATCAAGCCTTGCTTTTGATACCCTATATGCAGAAGGACAGAGGAGGTACGTTGAGTCAATGTCAACATATGCAAGGCTGTTTCTTGAAAGGATGGAGAGGCCTGACGTTGATTACATAAACCATATCCAGCCTGCAATTGCGCTTGAGCAGAAAAACAGCGTGAAGAATGCAAGGTCAACTGTTGGAACTGCAACTGAACTGAATGATTATCTAAGGCTTCTCTATGCAAAAACAGGCAGGACCTTCTGCCCTGAGTGCAGCATTGAAGTTAAAAAAGATAACCCCGAAAGCGCTGCAAAATATCTTTTTGATACCTGCCACGGAACAAGGATTCTGATTGTTTCCACGTTAAGAACAGAAGATGAAAGGCTTTTTGAAACAATAAAAGATGAACTGATAAAACAGGGATTTTACCGTGTATATGAAGAAGGCAGATTCATTAACCTTGAGGAGGATGAATACAGCGTTTCTGAAAAAAAGGGAAAAACAGATATCCTCATAGACAGGATTGAAGTTAATGAAAATTCCTTTACGAGACTGAATGAATCGCTTGAAACCGCATTTAAAATTGGACTGGGAAAAGCCTCTGTAATTGTACACGAAAATGAAAGAATAAACTTTGACTCATCATTTAATTGTACTGTATGCAACAAAAGCTTCATGAAACCTGAGCCGCTTCTTTTTTCTTTTAACAGCCCTCTCGGAGCCTGTCAGGTCTGCCACGGTTTTGGAAGGGTAACAGGGATAGATATTGACAAAGTCATTCCTGATAAAAACCTTTCCATAAAAGAAGGCGCAATAGCAGTCTGGAATACTCCATCATATCAGAAAATGTATCATGACCTTGAGAAAGCTGCAAAAAGACACAGAATTCCCCTTGATAAGCCATTCAGGGACTTAACAGAAAAAGAAAAAGATTTAATCATAAATGGCGCAGGCGATTTTGTTGGAGTAAAAGGTTTTTTTGACTGGTTTGAAAGCAAGAAATACAAAATCCATGTCAGGGTTATGCTTGCAAAGTACAGAAGCTATACTTTGTGTGAAGCGTGCAATGGTAAAAGGCTTAGAAAAGAAGCCTTGAATATAAAATTCGTAGGAAAAGACATTTCTGAACTAAGCCAGATGAGCATAAGTGACCTTGGAATATTTTTTAACTATCTTACAATAAGCAACCACGAATATGAAACAGGAAAAACTGTAATAAAAGAAATAAAATCACGCCTTAAATACTTAAAGGATGTCGGGCTTGGATACCTCACTCTTGACAGGCAGACAAGGACATTAAGCGGCGGAGAGATGCAGAGGATTAGCCTTGCCTCAGCCCTTGGCTCATCCCTGACAGATACACTCTATGTCCTTGATGAACCCACTGTTGGACTCCACGCAAGAGACAGCACAAGGCTGCTCAATATTTTAAAAAGCCTGCAGGAGAGCGGCAATACAGTTGTTGTTGTTGAGCACGACAGGACCATAATCAAAGGAGCTGATAAAATCATTGATTTGGGACCCGGAGCAGGGCAGCTTGGAGGAGAAGTTGTATTTGAAGGAAACCTTGACAACCTCCTGAACTCAAAAGAGTCGCTGACCGCCAGATTCTTAAAGCATGGGAATCTGACGGACTTTAAATCCATCAGGAGAAATCCAAAGGGGTTCTTGCAGATTCGCAATGCGCGCAAAAATAATTTAAAAAATCTCAACGTCAGTATTCCCCTTGGCGTTCTCACCTGCATAACCGGGGTTTCAGGCTCAGGAAAATCAACACTTCTGGATGATGTTCTCTATGCAGGATTCAAAACACTAAGCAAAAAAGCAAAAAAAACTCCGCTGCCTCTCCACTCGCAGGAACAGGATGCCGGAGGGTTTGATTTTATTGAAGGGACAGAGCTTGTAGATGACATCATACTGATGGACCAGTCGCCAATCGGAAGGTCAGTAAGGTCAAATCCTGTAACCTACATAAAGGCCTATGATGACATCAGAAAACTTATTGCTTCAGCAAGGGATGCAAAAACAAAAGGACTGAAGGCAAGGGATTTTTCTTTCAATGTAGACGGAGGAAGGTGTGATGTGTGCAAGGGTACAGGAACTGTTGTTCTTGAGATGTATTTTATGGCTGACATAGAGGTGAAGTGCGACAAATGCAGTGGCAAAAGGTTCAGAAGCGCTGTCCTTGATGTGCGCTACAACAGAAAAAACATAGATGAAATCCTTGACCTGACAGTTGGAGAGGCAATAAAATTTTTTATTGATAAACCTGAAATCATTAAAAAGCTGAAAATTCTCCGGGATATAGGGCTTGGCTACCTGAAGCTTGGACAGGGAACATCAACATTGAGCGGGGGAGAAGCCCAGAGGCTTAAGCTTGCAGGTTTTCTTGCACAGAGCAAGGGCGCAAGAAAATATCTCTTTGTTTTTGATGAGCCAACAACTGGGCTTCATATCTCTGATGTTGAAACCCTCATAAAGGTTTTGCAGAGGCTTGTTGATTTTGGGCATTCAATCCTTATAATTGAGCATAACCTTGATTTCATAAAAGCGGCTGATTACATAATCGACCTTGGACCTGAAGGCGGACAGGACGGCGGCTACATTGTTGCACAGGGAACTCTTGAAGACATTATTGCCTGCAAATACTCCTACACCGGAAGGTATTTGAAGGGTCAATAG